TTTACCTTTATGCAAATCACTTGAACGATCGCCAAGTTGTCTGGCAAGTAAAATAATTTCGGCAATCATCAACTCAGCAACGCTGCGTGTATTAGCAAATGGAGCATTAAATACAGGTATTCCATGTAATTGTGCAGCATCAATATCTACTTGATTGGTACCAATGCAAAAACAACCAACTGTGAGTAATTCTTTAGCGTTCTCTAAAACTTTTTGAGTTACCAGAGTTTTACTACGAATGCCCAAAACATGCACACCTTGTAATTTTTCAATCAATGCCTCTTCTGATAGGGCATTTTGCAAAGATTCAACCTGAAATCCTTCGCTCGCCAATATTTCTTTGGTGTTTGCGTGTAAATTCTCTAAAAATAACACATTTATACGACCACTCGATAAAATGTGTGTTTTGGCGTCAAAATTTGACGTTGTCATGCTTCTCCTTAGGGGGTGTCCCTAACCAAATTTAAATAATATTCTGGTTAAAGCATCTGCTACCTTCTGTCCACATCACCATAGTATTTGCTATAGTGCTTTTATGTATAATGCCAACGTTGCAGCATATCAACGTATTCTCATAGTCGACGATGAATCCGGTATGAGAGCTATGCTTAATTTGTTGTTATCCCGCAATGGTTACTTGGTAAGTGAAGCCTGCAATGGTAATGAAGCGCTGCAAATATTAGCACAAAACAGTGTAGACATTGTACTTACTGATGTACGCATGCCAGAACTAGATGGCTTAGGACTACTGCAAAAATTACATGATCTACAATTACCAGTAACCGTAATCATGATGAGCGCCTTTGTTGAACTTGAAGATGCTATTAAAGCTCTGAAAATGGGTGCTGCTGATTATGTTTCAAAGCCATTTCGTACTGATGAGGTGTTACTAAAAATCGCGATGGCCATTGAAAGGCAACGCCTTCAAGCTGAGCGAGAGCAATTACGCGATGAAAACGCACAGTTGCGTAAAAAAAGCCACAGTAAATCCACACCCATGGGACTTATTGGTAAAAGCCCACGTTTTATTGAAACGCTGGCAACAATTAGTAAAGTCGCAGATTATAAATCGACAGTGCTACTGCAAGGTGAATCAGGTACCGGCAAAGAATTATTAGCACGCGCCCTACATGCTGAATCAATTAGAAAACGCGGCCCTTTTGTACCAATCAATTGCGGTGCCATTCCTGAAACTTTACTTGAGAGTGAATTATTTGGTCACGTAAAAGGCGCTTTTACTGATGCTGGACGTACTAAAATCGGTCTAATTGAAGAAGCGAACGCTGGTACCCTATTTCTTGATGAAATTGGTGAATTGCCTTTAACTTTACAAGTTAAACTATTACGTTTTTTACAAGAAGATGAAATTCGCCGAGTTGGTGACATTAAAGATATAAAAGTTAATGTTCGAGTTGTAACTGCTACTGCTAGAGATTTGCAAAAAATGGTTGAAGCCGGACAATTTCGTGAAGATTTGTATTATCGTTTAAACGTATTACAGTTGCGCGTTCCCCCTTTGCGAGAACGCAAAGAAGATATTCCACTTTTAGTCGAACATTTCATCGAAAAATACGGCAAACGTCTAAATCGGCCAGGCATGACCTTTACGCGTGACGCATTGCGACTTTTATTGGACTACTCCTGGCCAGGCAATATTCGTGAACTCGAAAATTTGGTAGAACGAGCAATGGTACTAGCTGAGAATACCCAGATTGATGCTGCTAATCTACCTGATCATCTACAAAATGAAACCGCTTTAGCGACACCATTTGCTTTTGATCATAATTTTTCGATAAAAAAAGCAATTAGAATTTTAGAACGCGAATTAATTAAACGTTCTCTAAACAAAACTGGAGGAAATCGCACCCGCGCCGCCGAATTGCTTGAAATATCGCATCGGGCGCTGCTTTATAAAATTAAAGAATACGGCTTGCATTAGATGCATAAGACTTTTAGGGAATGGCTTTATTGCTTAAACTTAAGTAACAGCAGGTAGACAATGCCAGTGCAAAAAGACGATCATGAAGGCGAGCCTGCAAGCCGTAATGCTGCATCTGCCTCTCTGACGCCTAAAGACAGAAACAACGATACCACAATGACCGATAGTACTAATGCAGAAAAAACACGTATTGATGTTATAGCTGAGCCAAACTTGAATTCCCAAGATGGCAACAGAGTTACCGATGATCTGGCAGCAGACACCATAACCACAACAGAAGAGTCAAAGAACAATCCTGATACTCAAAAAAATATAAAAAATTCTTTTATGGTAACCGACCCAACATTGACTATAGAAAATACGCAAACGCAACAACCCGTATCAATTGATGATTTAGGTGACGCTTTTCCGGCTGCGCAAACTACCATACCAATTAGCAGACATGACCCCTCTACTGACTCAGAAGTTCTCGGTGACGCTTTTCCAGAGGATAATGAAAATACTATATTCGATGGCACTGAGGAGTTAATGGCTGCAGTAAATTCATCTAACCCTGTTAATCCAACTACCAAAGAAATAGAAGATACTAACGAACACCATGCCGTAGAAGATGATGCCGCCGCGCTTGCTAAAGTAATTGCTCAAAGTGTTGATGCTAGCGCCATTACCGGTAATGCAGGCATTATTCAAACCACTTCATCAGCAATGTTGCCCAGTGCTATCGACCAAGCTTGGGCTGAAATTGATTCTCGCCAAGACAGTTGGCGCAGCCTTATGAACGATAGTCATGATCGGCATAATACTGGTAAAATAGCGCGCACCCTTGCTGAACAACCCCGCTATGCCATTGCAACTAATAACGAAGCTGCACGTATAGTGTGTGTTGGCGGTGCTGATCTCGGCGCAGAATTTACTTTAAGTACAGATGATATAATTGGCCGTTCATCTTCTTGTTCAATTATTTTCAATGAAACCTCGGTATCGCGTCAACATGCACAGATATATCGCGAAGGCAACCTTTACTACCTTATCGATAAAAACTCAGCCAACGGTACTTTTGTAAATCACCAACGTATCTCTAAACAAATATTACAAAATGGCGATGAGATTAATTTTGGCAATGCCATGTTTCGCTTTATTGCCCCCGGAGAAATCTATAAACGTGACCCTTTACTTAAAAACGATATCCCTGCTGCAAACGTTATTGTTAAAGAATCAACAAGAGATCGCTCTGCTTTTACAACAGCTTCATCTGCAGAGTCTTCGGTTCTATCTTATGTATTAATTAGCGTTGTTATTTTGCTTATTGCAGCAGTAATCGCCTTAGGAATAATTTATTTAAGACGGCAAGATCTTCCAACTCCACGTGCCACGGCGGCTAATTATTTTGCCAGCGGCGTAACCGCAATGCAGAAAAGACAATGG
This genomic stretch from Deltaproteobacteria bacterium harbors:
- a CDS encoding sigma-54-dependent Fis family transcriptional regulator, giving the protein MYNANVAAYQRILIVDDESGMRAMLNLLLSRNGYLVSEACNGNEALQILAQNSVDIVLTDVRMPELDGLGLLQKLHDLQLPVTVIMMSAFVELEDAIKALKMGAADYVSKPFRTDEVLLKIAMAIERQRLQAEREQLRDENAQLRKKSHSKSTPMGLIGKSPRFIETLATISKVADYKSTVLLQGESGTGKELLARALHAESIRKRGPFVPINCGAIPETLLESELFGHVKGAFTDAGRTKIGLIEEANAGTLFLDEIGELPLTLQVKLLRFLQEDEIRRVGDIKDIKVNVRVVTATARDLQKMVEAGQFREDLYYRLNVLQLRVPPLRERKEDIPLLVEHFIEKYGKRLNRPGMTFTRDALRLLLDYSWPGNIRELENLVERAMVLAENTQIDAANLPDHLQNETALATPFAFDHNFSIKKAIRILERELIKRSLNKTGGNRTRAAELLEISHRALLYKIKEYGLH